Proteins from a single region of Streptomyces sp. Tu 3180:
- a CDS encoding nitrate- and nitrite sensing domain-containing protein has translation MRTPRRTPAPRDEAPPPPPVRGRRAHAGPPADEGPDAPDEPAPGTAPPSARRGLTGPRTVRARVICLLMVPVVSLLALWGHATVTTAQDVARLRQAQRADAAVRAPLLAAVAALQDERAAAVRRAAHAPAVRTDELTELARRTDRAVARLRLGERGTVADGEDLPRAVSGRLEAFVTGAERLRPLRTAVREGHAGWARTYDRYTDTVATAYGVGGALTGVRDAGPGSDARVLLEFSRAGEALAQEDAVLAGARPDGGLGGERLRRFTGAVALRRALTGSAVADLDGPGRAAWNALARGGAPEALDAAEDEVLAAGPGGRARTAAERDAWDAAHARVRDGMRTVEADAGSGAARRADPFTRGLLTPAGAAVLLGLAAVAASLVISVRIGRGLVVELVGLRDDALEIARRKLPEAMRRLRAGEGIDVRAEAPPGPPARDEAGQVAEALGTVHRAALRAAVERAELADGISGVFVNLARRSQILVHRQLSLLDGMERRSDDPDELSDLFRLDHLTTRMRRHAESLIILSGAAPGRAWRRPVPLTDVVRAAVSEVEDYARVEVRQLPEASVVGTAVADLTHLLAEIIENAAQFSPPHTRVRVTGEPVGNGYAVEVEDRGLGMGREALAEANRRITRSEALDLFDSDRLGLFVVSRLAARHGVKVHLRTSPYGGTTAVVLLPTALLDGTAAEPPADGAAGTRRPDRHAPAPRPDGLAPPQALPAPDDRRAPAAPVTAVPAGTAGTAQGAVPDRPPGVATLRPRRREEEPAGSDGLPRRVRQASLAPQLRADHPRPAAPPHHGEGRHDRTPELVRDRMTAYRDGWARGGGGRPGRGVTPGPAGHSSEGDPA, from the coding sequence ATGCGCACACCCCGTAGGACCCCGGCACCCCGCGACGAGGCGCCGCCCCCGCCTCCCGTGCGCGGCCGGCGCGCGCACGCCGGGCCACCGGCCGACGAAGGCCCGGACGCCCCGGACGAGCCGGCACCGGGCACCGCGCCCCCGTCCGCGCGACGCGGACTCACCGGGCCCCGCACCGTGCGGGCCAGGGTCATCTGCCTGCTGATGGTGCCGGTCGTCTCCCTGCTGGCCCTGTGGGGCCACGCGACCGTGACCACCGCCCAGGACGTCGCCCGGCTGCGCCAGGCCCAGCGCGCGGACGCCGCCGTCCGCGCCCCGCTCCTGGCCGCCGTCGCCGCCCTGCAGGACGAGCGCGCCGCCGCGGTGCGCCGCGCCGCCCACGCCCCGGCCGTACGGACCGACGAACTGACGGAGCTCGCCCGGCGCACCGACCGGGCCGTCGCGAGGCTGCGGCTCGGCGAGCGCGGGACCGTCGCCGACGGAGAGGACCTGCCCCGCGCGGTGTCCGGCCGGCTGGAGGCCTTCGTCACCGGGGCGGAACGCCTGCGCCCGCTGCGGACGGCGGTGCGCGAAGGGCACGCGGGCTGGGCGCGGACGTACGACCGGTACACGGACACCGTCGCCACGGCCTACGGCGTCGGCGGCGCCCTCACCGGCGTCCGGGACGCCGGCCCCGGCTCCGACGCGCGCGTGCTGCTCGAGTTCTCCCGCGCGGGCGAGGCCCTGGCCCAGGAGGACGCGGTCCTGGCCGGCGCCCGCCCCGACGGCGGACTCGGCGGAGAGCGGCTGAGACGGTTCACCGGGGCCGTGGCGCTGCGCCGCGCCCTCACCGGATCGGCCGTCGCGGACCTGGACGGCCCCGGGCGCGCCGCCTGGAACGCCCTCGCCCGCGGCGGCGCCCCCGAAGCCCTGGACGCCGCCGAGGACGAGGTGCTCGCCGCCGGCCCGGGCGGCCGGGCCCGCACCGCCGCCGAGCGGGACGCCTGGGACGCGGCACACGCGCGCGTCCGGGACGGGATGCGGACCGTCGAGGCCGACGCGGGCAGCGGTGCGGCGCGCCGGGCCGACCCGTTCACCCGCGGGCTGCTCACCCCGGCCGGCGCCGCGGTGCTCCTCGGCCTCGCCGCCGTCGCCGCCTCCCTCGTCATCTCCGTGCGCATCGGCCGCGGCCTCGTGGTCGAACTGGTCGGCCTGCGCGACGACGCCCTGGAGATCGCCCGCCGCAAACTCCCCGAGGCGATGCGGAGACTGCGTGCGGGCGAGGGGATCGACGTCCGGGCCGAGGCCCCGCCCGGACCGCCCGCGCGGGACGAGGCCGGCCAGGTCGCCGAGGCCCTCGGCACGGTGCACCGCGCCGCCCTGCGCGCCGCCGTCGAGCGCGCGGAACTGGCGGACGGCATCTCCGGCGTCTTCGTCAACCTCGCCCGCCGCAGCCAGATCCTCGTCCACCGGCAACTGAGCCTGCTGGACGGCATGGAACGCCGCTCCGACGACCCCGACGAACTGAGCGACCTCTTCCGCCTCGACCACCTCACCACCCGCATGCGGCGCCACGCGGAGAGCCTGATCATCCTCTCCGGAGCGGCACCGGGCCGCGCCTGGCGCAGGCCGGTCCCGCTCACCGACGTGGTGCGCGCGGCCGTCTCCGAGGTCGAGGACTACGCGCGCGTGGAGGTACGGCAGCTTCCCGAGGCGTCCGTCGTCGGGACGGCCGTCGCCGACCTCACCCACCTGCTGGCCGAGATCATCGAGAACGCGGCGCAGTTCTCCCCTCCCCACACACGCGTGCGCGTCACCGGCGAGCCCGTGGGCAACGGCTACGCCGTCGAGGTCGAGGACCGCGGTCTGGGCATGGGCCGGGAGGCCCTCGCGGAGGCCAACCGCCGCATCACCCGGTCGGAGGCGCTCGACCTGTTCGACAGCGACCGGCTCGGTCTGTTCGTGGTCAGCAGGCTCGCCGCCCGGCACGGCGTCAAGGTGCACCTCAGGACCTCCCCCTACGGCGGCACCACCGCGGTCGTCCTGCTCCCCACCGCCCTGCTGGACGGCACCGCGGCCGAACCCCCCGCCGACGGCGCGGCGGGGACGCGGCGGCCCGACCGGCACGCCCCCGCGCCGCGGCCCGACGGCCTCGCGCCCCCGCAGGCCCTCCCCGCACCGGACGACCGGCGCGCACCGGCGGCTCCCGTCACCGCCGTGCCGGCCGGCACCGCCGGCACGGCGCAGGGCGCCGTCCCGGACCGGCCCCCGGGCGTCGCCACCCTGCGACCGCGCCGCCGGGAGGAGGAGCCGGCCGGTTCCGACGGCCT